One part of the Alistipes onderdonkii genome encodes these proteins:
- the feoB gene encoding ferrous iron transport protein B: protein MRLSELKTGESATILKVTGHGGFRRRIMEMGFIRGQRVEVILNAPLKDPIEYKIMGYDISLRRTEADMVVVLSDSEVNEYLAGGHHRHRPHHGHHHGHCGCGTPEQIPECPAAGTPGADDDCATADEVISRHSRTISVALVGNPNSGKTSLFNAISGGHEHVGNYGGVTVGAKSGHRYYRGYRFEVTDLPGTYALSAYTPEERYVRSHIAEKTPDVIINSVVASNLERNLYLTTELIDINPRMVVALNMYDELNSRGSELDYDNLGRMLGVPMVPVEARNGKGIEALLDTVIAVYENQDERVRHIHINMGPVIEEGLRRLKDDMSDYRGELPKAFPPRYYAMKMLEGDRQVEEQLRGSSRYPEWVEIRDREAKRIAEALGEDVETAFANQKYGFIQGALKETYTPGKREEASATKLIDTFVTHKLWGFPIFFFLMWLMFWCTFSLGAYPQEWIDTLVGWIGSGVDALLPAGPLRDLLVDGIIGGVGAVIVFLPNIMILYLFISFMEDSGYLARAAFIMDRVMHRIGLHGKSFIPLIMGFGCNVPAIMACRTIESRSSRLITILITPFMSCSARIPIYLLLAGTFFAADASLVMIGLYVLGVVLAVVTARLMRRFMFPVDETPFVMELPPYRLPTWKTTLTHMWDKCAQYLRKMGGMILIASMVVWFLSYYPRSEEGGTTAHYENSYLGRLGQSCAPIFSPLGLNWKAGVALLSGVPAKEIVVSTLGVLYPDGGEAASAPGAGTTEIVTGSGEKIEIGNLPEGSIAIIGGADGQTAIRIAENTDAQVGTDTQAGKVAELAGEDEETVNLSRKLLASGDFTQASALAFLVFILLYFPCIATIAAIGAEAGWKWATAAVAYNTVLAWVVAWAVYRLFMWL from the coding sequence ATGCGTTTATCCGAACTTAAAACCGGCGAGTCGGCCACGATCCTCAAGGTAACGGGTCACGGAGGCTTCCGCCGACGTATCATGGAGATGGGGTTCATCCGCGGGCAGCGGGTCGAAGTGATACTCAACGCCCCCCTGAAAGACCCGATCGAATATAAAATCATGGGCTACGACATCTCGCTGCGCCGTACCGAGGCCGACATGGTCGTCGTACTCTCCGACAGCGAAGTGAACGAATACCTTGCCGGAGGACATCACCGTCACCGCCCTCATCACGGGCACCACCACGGGCATTGCGGCTGCGGAACGCCGGAACAAATCCCCGAATGCCCTGCCGCAGGGACACCGGGCGCGGACGACGACTGCGCCACGGCCGACGAGGTCATCTCGCGCCACAGCCGCACGATCAGCGTGGCGCTCGTGGGCAACCCCAACAGCGGCAAGACCTCGCTTTTCAACGCCATATCGGGCGGCCATGAACACGTGGGCAACTACGGCGGCGTGACCGTCGGCGCCAAGAGCGGCCACCGCTACTACCGCGGCTACCGCTTCGAGGTGACCGACCTGCCGGGCACCTATGCCCTTTCGGCCTATACCCCCGAGGAGCGTTACGTCCGCAGCCATATCGCCGAAAAGACGCCCGACGTCATCATCAACTCGGTCGTGGCGTCGAACCTCGAACGCAACCTTTACCTGACGACCGAGCTGATCGACATAAACCCGCGCATGGTGGTGGCTCTCAATATGTATGACGAGCTCAATTCACGCGGTTCGGAGCTCGATTACGACAACCTGGGACGGATGCTCGGCGTACCGATGGTACCCGTCGAGGCTCGCAACGGCAAAGGTATCGAGGCGCTGTTGGACACCGTGATCGCCGTGTACGAAAATCAGGACGAGCGCGTACGCCACATCCATATAAACATGGGCCCCGTCATCGAGGAGGGGCTCCGGCGGCTCAAGGACGACATGAGCGACTACCGCGGCGAACTGCCCAAGGCCTTCCCGCCACGCTACTATGCCATGAAGATGCTCGAAGGCGACAGGCAGGTCGAGGAACAACTGCGCGGCAGCAGCCGCTATCCCGAGTGGGTGGAGATCCGCGACCGCGAGGCGAAGCGCATCGCCGAGGCCCTGGGCGAGGATGTCGAGACGGCTTTCGCCAACCAGAAATACGGGTTCATTCAGGGGGCGCTCAAGGAGACCTACACCCCGGGAAAACGCGAAGAGGCCTCGGCCACGAAGCTGATCGACACCTTCGTGACGCACAAGCTGTGGGGCTTCCCGATCTTCTTTTTCCTGATGTGGCTGATGTTCTGGTGCACGTTCAGCCTCGGCGCCTACCCGCAGGAGTGGATCGACACGCTCGTGGGATGGATCGGCAGCGGCGTGGACGCGCTCCTTCCCGCGGGGCCGCTGCGCGACCTGCTGGTCGACGGCATCATCGGCGGCGTGGGGGCGGTCATCGTCTTCCTGCCCAACATCATGATCCTCTACCTGTTCATCTCGTTCATGGAGGATTCGGGCTATCTGGCGCGCGCCGCGTTCATCATGGACCGCGTGATGCACCGCATCGGCCTGCACGGCAAATCGTTCATCCCGCTGATCATGGGCTTCGGCTGCAATGTCCCGGCCATCATGGCCTGCCGGACGATCGAGAGCCGAAGCAGCAGGCTGATAACCATACTCATAACCCCCTTCATGTCATGCAGTGCCCGAATACCGATCTACCTCCTGCTCGCCGGGACGTTCTTCGCCGCCGACGCCAGTCTGGTGATGATCGGGCTCTATGTGCTGGGAGTCGTGCTGGCCGTCGTCACGGCACGCCTGATGCGGCGCTTCATGTTCCCGGTGGACGAAACGCCCTTCGTCATGGAACTGCCGCCCTACCGCCTGCCGACATGGAAGACGACGCTCACCCACATGTGGGACAAATGCGCGCAATACCTGCGCAAGATGGGAGGCATGATCCTGATCGCTTCGATGGTCGTATGGTTCCTGAGCTATTACCCCCGCAGCGAAGAGGGCGGCACGACGGCCCACTACGAGAACTCCTACCTCGGGCGTCTGGGGCAAAGCTGTGCGCCGATTTTCAGTCCGCTGGGGCTGAACTGGAAGGCGGGCGTGGCACTGCTGTCGGGTGTCCCGGCCAAGGAGATCGTCGTCAGCACGCTCGGCGTGCTCTATCCCGACGGCGGGGAGGCGGCAAGCGCCCCCGGTGCCGGCACGACGGAGATCGTCACGGGATCGGGCGAAAAGATCGAGATCGGGAACCTGCCGGAAGGCAGCATCGCCATTATCGGCGGGGCGGACGGACAGACGGCGATCCGCATTGCGGAAAACACTGACGCACAGGTCGGCACGGACACGCAGGCGGGCAAGGTCGCAGAGCTGGCCGGCGAAGACGAGGAAACCGTGAACCTCTCCCGCAAGCTGCTGGCAAGCGGCGACTTCACGCAGGCATCGGCACTGGCTTTCCTGGTATTCATCCTCCTCTACTTCCCCTGCATTGCGACCATCGCCGCCATCGGCGCCGAGGCCGGGTGGAAATGGGCTACGGCTGCCGTGGCCTACAACACGGTGCTGGCGTGGGTCGTAGCATGGGCGGTCTACCGCCTTTTCATGTGGCTCTGA
- a CDS encoding efflux transporter outer membrane subunit: protein MKTGYLTVIFALACAACTPRFYPPKVDVPDGYLYGEGFPRDTAALASDWWRLFGDTVLDNLVQRALENNRDVAVAASRVEEARQNLGVVRAQFLPQVGIGVTAEGEYTPQTKIVQTYAVEPSLSWEIALFGQLRNAKRAARAQIASSEWALRGVRLSLAAEVATTYFTLLEYERDLAIARRSCTLRRESAALIDSMFRYGMSDGVALEQARSLVYTAEADIPQYERAVKQTRLSLDILLGETPQAADSTGSGLRLLVDRHPADIPVGLPSELLKRRPDIMEARYDMLRAAAEAGVARGARFPSIALTAKGGIASNSIKGLTAANPWAWDALGSLTQPLFAFGKLRRSELAAMERYTQAAKTYEQTVLTAFADVEKALVAIATYRGQAERYCELVVSNDRIATMTQALYRSGLSDYLDVIDAQRSLYQSQMGLVNLVAQQYINYVNLCKALGGGW, encoded by the coding sequence ATGAAAACCGGATACCTTACCGTAATCTTCGCGCTCGCCTGCGCGGCCTGCACACCCCGTTTCTACCCGCCCAAGGTCGACGTGCCCGACGGCTACCTCTACGGCGAAGGCTTCCCGCGGGACACCGCGGCGCTCGCCTCCGACTGGTGGCGGCTGTTCGGGGACACGGTGCTCGACAACCTCGTGCAGCGGGCGCTGGAGAACAACCGCGACGTGGCCGTAGCGGCTTCGCGCGTGGAAGAGGCGCGGCAGAACCTCGGCGTCGTGCGGGCGCAGTTCCTGCCCCAGGTGGGCATAGGCGTCACGGCCGAGGGGGAATACACGCCGCAGACCAAGATCGTACAGACCTACGCCGTCGAACCGTCGCTCTCGTGGGAAATCGCCCTGTTCGGGCAGCTGCGCAACGCCAAACGGGCGGCCAGGGCGCAAATCGCCTCTTCGGAATGGGCGCTGCGGGGCGTGCGGCTGTCGCTGGCCGCGGAGGTTGCCACGACCTACTTCACGCTGCTCGAATACGAACGCGACCTGGCGATCGCCCGGCGCAGCTGCACCCTGCGGCGCGAATCGGCCGCACTGATCGACTCGATGTTCCGCTACGGCATGTCGGACGGCGTGGCGCTGGAGCAGGCACGCAGCCTGGTCTACACGGCCGAGGCGGACATCCCGCAATACGAACGTGCCGTGAAGCAGACGCGGCTGTCGCTCGACATCCTGCTGGGCGAAACGCCGCAGGCGGCGGACAGCACGGGCTCGGGGCTGCGCCTGCTCGTAGACCGCCATCCCGCCGACATCCCCGTAGGGCTTCCGTCGGAACTGCTCAAGCGGCGTCCGGACATCATGGAAGCGCGTTACGACATGCTTCGGGCGGCTGCCGAAGCCGGGGTCGCACGCGGGGCAAGGTTCCCGTCCATCGCACTGACGGCCAAAGGCGGAATAGCATCCAACTCGATCAAAGGTTTAACTGCGGCAAACCCCTGGGCGTGGGATGCGCTGGGCTCGCTCACGCAACCCCTGTTCGCCTTCGGCAAGCTGCGCCGCTCGGAGCTGGCAGCCATGGAACGTTATACGCAGGCGGCAAAGACTTACGAGCAAACCGTGCTGACGGCATTCGCAGATGTCGAGAAGGCGCTGGTCGCCATCGCCACCTACCGCGGGCAGGCGGAGCGCTACTGCGAACTGGTCGTCTCGAACGACCGTATCGCCACCATGACGCAGGCGCTCTACCGCAGCGGGCTGTCGGACTACCTCGACGTGATCGACGCCCAACGAAGCCTCTACCAGTCGCAGATGGGGCTGGTGAACCTCGTGGCGCAGCAGTACATCAACTACGTGAACCTCTGCAAGGCGCTGGGCGGCGGGTGGTAG